The DNA sequence TTGATCTAATGTGCTCATTGTTTATGTAGGGTTAATGGTTTTAAAAAATGAAACGGAGAGACGGGGAAACGGAGAAGAGGAGAGTAGGGTAAGGTCTTCATAGCTTCTTCCTTCCCGGTTCCTCCGATTCTCCTTTTCACCTTTTCAATAATAATTTATGTGGCCCGGTACAAGCTGCCCCTGCTGTCAACAATAAAAATGGTTTTAGTCAAGTAAAAATTTTCCGTTTTACCTGAATCCGTGAATTTTTTTCTTGGCATTGACCGGAGGACAGCACCGAAGCAGCCTTCAGGTCGCCGGCTGCTTCCGGTCTCCGGCGTCTGCGGTTAAGAAAGAAAAGGCAAAATCCTAAATCCCGAGAAGCATAAATTGCATGTACAGCTGCACTAACTATTCTAAAGAATCAATAAGCTGGATGCGGCGCAAGTGTCTTCCTCCCTCGAAGTTGGCCTCTAAAAAGACGTCCACAATGCTTTTGGCCAGCTCCACCCCGATAATTCTGTCTCCAAGGCAGAGAACATTGGCATCATTGTGCATTCTGGCCATTCTGGCCATATACTCGTTGAGACAAAGCGCAGCCCTTATGCCCTGAAAACGATTGGCAGTTATAGACATCCCAATGCCTGAACCACAGATAAGAATTCCCAGGGTCTGTCTATCCAGGACCTCCTGGCAGAGTTTGCGGGCATAGACAGGATAGTCGCAGCTGTTTTCATCTTTGGTGCCAACATCAATTAATTCATATTTGGGGCTTAAATAAGCTATCAGCTCTTTTTTTAAACCCAGTCCTGCGTGATCAGAGCCAAAAATTATGGGTTTGGAAGTCATTTTGTTCTCCTTTTGTGATTTACAATGCGGTAAGTTGCCCCTTCCTGGCATTAGGAAATATCAGGCAGCCAGTATGGAATAAGGCGATATCCGTTAAAGTCAATAATTTTAGGCAAGTTGGTCTTCTTCAAATTTTTGCTTCCTGCGTTGAATCAATTCTTGCCTGATTTCTACAAGCTCCTTTTCTAAATGGGCAATTTCGTCCTTTAAAAAAGATATTTGTTTAAGCGCAAGGTCTGTCTCTGGCTCAGAGGTGTCAAGAGAGCCCGGAGGAAATCCCTGAATTTGGTCATAGATACAGCGGCCAAGATTGGTGTATTCTTGATCCAGCCGTTTTTTTAGTTGTTTAATTTCCCACTGCCGGCAGATTTTTATAACTGACCATTTTAGTTCAGCAAAGAGTACTTTCCATCCGGTTAGTATAATCCTTGTTATTTCCCTTAACGACGGTACG is a window from the Desulfovulcanus ferrireducens genome containing:
- the rpiB gene encoding ribose 5-phosphate isomerase B; this encodes MTSKPIIFGSDHAGLGLKKELIAYLSPKYELIDVGTKDENSCDYPVYARKLCQEVLDRQTLGILICGSGIGMSITANRFQGIRAALCLNEYMARMARMHNDANVLCLGDRIIGVELAKSIVDVFLEANFEGGRHLRRIQLIDSLE